One Gemmatimonadota bacterium genomic window carries:
- a CDS encoding alpha/beta hydrolase, whose translation MNNVWEVPEPLSTCQVQLDDDTVTILRRHGNPAGPRLVLGHGNGLAMDLYYPFWSLLAEDFDLIIFDLRNHGWNTVGPRANHNVPTLVRDHLCIFEAIDHHYGNKPKIGVFHSASALITLLSLTTMADLLPSAQSSHLSAMILFDPPLCKPGNSQIEFDEAAEYAADVTRRRGYLFQTEEDFSELLSYLPGFSRLVPGVRELMAKTTLRKAADGQGYELRCPRDYEAQIVDYMRSFSALMDFETLPCPTKVIGSDPTLPYTFLPTIDLGDILTVDYDFVPETTHFLQLEKPEECVELVREFIESNHLQ comes from the coding sequence ATGAACAATGTATGGGAAGTACCCGAGCCACTTTCGACATGCCAAGTCCAGCTTGACGACGATACCGTCACCATTCTGCGCCGACATGGAAATCCCGCAGGACCCCGCCTCGTTCTGGGCCACGGCAATGGTCTCGCAATGGACCTTTATTACCCCTTCTGGTCACTGCTCGCCGAGGACTTCGACCTCATCATCTTCGACCTCAGAAACCACGGCTGGAATACCGTTGGCCCACGCGCAAATCACAATGTTCCAACGCTGGTCCGCGACCATCTCTGCATTTTTGAAGCCATCGACCATCACTACGGAAACAAACCAAAAATCGGTGTATTTCACTCTGCTTCCGCATTGATAACACTCCTATCACTAACGACTATGGCAGACCTCTTGCCATCTGCCCAGAGCAGCCACTTATCCGCGATGATACTATTCGATCCCCCCCTGTGCAAGCCCGGCAATAGCCAGATAGAATTTGATGAGGCTGCCGAATACGCAGCCGACGTTACCCGCCGCCGCGGGTATCTGTTCCAAACAGAAGAGGATTTTTCAGAACTCCTCAGCTATCTACCTGGCTTCTCACGCCTCGTTCCTGGGGTTCGGGAACTCATGGCAAAAACAACGCTTCGAAAGGCCGCCGATGGGCAGGGTTATGAGCTTCGATGCCCCCGCGACTACGAAGCGCAGATCGTCGATTATATGAGAAGCTTTTCCGCATTGATGGATTTTGAAACACTCCCTTGCCCCACAAAAGTCATTGGATCCGATCCCACCTTGCCTTATACATTCCTGCCGACCATTGACCTCGGTGACATTCTAACTGTAGATTACGATTTTGTCCCTGAAACAACGCACTTTCTTCAACTGGAAAAACCAGAGGAATGCGTTGAGTTGGTCAGGGAATTTATCGAGAGTAACCACCTGCAGTAA